A single window of Nicotiana sylvestris chromosome 3, ASM39365v2, whole genome shotgun sequence DNA harbors:
- the LOC104238762 gene encoding protein NEN1, producing the protein MSLYIATEAGKKAPFFFSCTLFVVSSLVFDFGAKGKNMIMGDERIEVAFFDVETTVPTRSGQGFAILEFGAILVCPRKLVEQESYSSLVRPTDLALISTLSVRCNGITPEAVTNAPTFGEIADKVYDILHGRIWAGHNIVKFDCHRIREAFAGIDRAAPEPKGIIDTLSLLTQRFGRRAGDMKMASLASYFGLGQQTHRSLDDVRMNLEVLKYCATVLFLESSLPDIFTENSWVSPNATTRSRANGRASPGETGFSADRPSSSVKIETYVERMAEINPFNMARVEESLLSDDMEDESGSYSPGSSTTATESFIGCPDFLEPNEISIPSVSVSLAPFCRGSQKIQVLHDYGELQICCRRMKVRFGVSSKYADYAGRRRLSFVVDASSDLCQILDAVDNLAQKLSVDSGSSSEWRPVVTRKPGFMNYPTVRLNLPTVIDGNNSRWITEIYQKESSTTQKLVFSKFDVTELESLITPGTFVDAYFSVDSYDIQQNAGIRLVAEKLILHST; encoded by the exons ATGTCTCTATACATAGCCACAGAAGCCGGGAAGAAAGCACCATTTTTCTTCTCCTGCactttgtttgttgtttcatCTCTAGTGTTTGATTTTGGAGCTAAAGGAAAAAACATGATAATGGGCGATGAGAGGATTGAGGTAGCTTTCTTCGATGTTGAGACAACTGTACCGACCCGATCCGGACAAGGATTCGCAATCCTAGAGTTTGGGGCTATTCTTGTTTGTCCAAGGAAACTCGTCGAGCAGGAGAGTTACTCCTCCCTAGTACGGCCCACTGATCTGGCCCTCATTTCCACACTCTCTGTTCGCTGTAACGGTATTACCCCAGAAGCAGTCACAAACGCCCCCACCTTTGGTGAAATCGCTGACAAAGTCTATGACATTCTCCATG GGAGAATATGGGCGGGCCACAATATAGTGAAATTTGATTGTCATCGGATTCGGGAAGCATTTGCTGGGATTGATAGGGCAGCACCAGAGCCTAAGGGAATAATTGATACATTGTCCTTATTGACTCAGAGATTTGGAAGGAGAGCTGGTGACATGAAG ATGGCCTCACTTGCTAGTTATTTTGGCCTTGGACAGCAAACACATCG GAGTTTGGATGATGTCCGAATGAATCTTGAAGTGCTGAAGTATTGTGCAACTGTCTTGTTTCTG GAATCCAGCCTGCCAGACATATTTACAGAGAACAGTTGGGTGTCTCCTAATGCTACTACAAGAAGCCGTGCTAATGGGAGAGCTTCTCCAGGGGAGACGGGCTTCAGTGCAGATAGACCCTCGTCAAGTGTCAAGATAGAAACTTATGTGGAGAGGATGGCAGAAATCAACCCTTTTAACATGGCCAGAGTGGAAGAGTCCCTTCTATCAGATGACATGGAAGATGAATCTGGTTCATATTCTCCAGGATCTTCCACAACTGCAACTGAGAGTTTCATTGGCTGCCCTGACTTCTTAGAACCAAATGAAATCTCAATACCTTCGGTCTCTGTAAGTCTTGCCCCTTTTTGTCGTGGGTCTCAGAAGATACAGGTATTGCACGACTATGGTGAACTACAAATTTGCTGTAGACGAATGAAGGTGCGGTTTGGTGTTAGTTCAAAGTATGCTGATTATGCTGGTCGGAGACGATTGAGTTTTGTGGTTGATGCATCATCAGACCTGTGCCAAATCCTGGATGCAGTTGATAATCTTGCTCAAAAACTATCTGTCGACTCAGGTAGCAGCTCAGAGTGGAGGCCTGTGGTAACTAGAAAACCTGGCTTTATgaactatcctactgtccgatTAAA TTTACCAACTGTTATAGATGGTAACAATTCCCGCTGGATCACAGAGATTTACCAGAAAGAATCTTCTACAACACAAAAGCTCGTCTTTAGTAAATTCGATGTGACAGAACTGGAGTCCTTGATAACACCAGGAACATTTGTGGATGCTTACTTCTCTGTGGATTCATATGACATCCAACAGAATGCTGGCATCCGTTTAGTCGCAGAAAAGTTGATCCTGCACTCCACCTAA
- the LOC104238761 gene encoding two-component response regulator-like APRR1, with protein sequence MEKREIVKSGEGFIDRSKVRILLCDNDAKSSQEVFTLLCKCSYQVTSVRSPRQVIDALNAEGPDIDIILSEVDLPMSKGYKMLKYIMRDKELRRIPVIMMSSEDEVSIVVKCLKFGAADYLVKPLRTNELLNLWTHMWRRRQMLGLAEKNILSYDFDLVVSDPSDPNTNSTTLFSDDTDDRSRKSVNLEACPSIQQEDEVNASTAAPIETAIVFPSECQSDVPGTNERQTGQISLFPKKSELKIGGSSAFFTYVKSGVLTTNDQGTTCTHENVPQLRIEEKTNAVDGHLEIETQMQVNGDAVENNSQGDDYPSSNSFPESYSMERSCTPPLSLELTQQRNSKMEEFSQVYMHPRNEAQRDAVSFHAQTAYSYFVSGAMNQVMMPSPHIYQKNLQDLHNHANSAVLPPYNHMPPCPPHMHGMASFPYYPMGLCLQPGQMPIPHQWPTIGNLPSAEGKGSKVDRRKAALMKFKQKRKERCFDKKIRYVNRKKLAERRPRVRGQFVRKVNGVNVDLNGHPASADYDEEEEEQTGNFDSPEDDQSMCL encoded by the exons ATGGAGAAGAGGGAGATTGTTAAGAGTGGGGAAGGGTTTATTGATAGGAGCAAAGTGCGGATTTTACTGTGTGATAACGATGCCAAGAGCTCTCAGGAGGTTTTTACGCTCTTGTGCAAATGCTCTTATCAAG TGACTTCGGTGAGGTCACCCAGGCAGGTGATTGATGCACTGAATGCTGAAGGACCTGATATTGATATCATCCTTTCTGAAGTTGACCTTCCTATGTCTAAAGGATATAAGATGCTGAAATACATCATGAGGGATAAAGAGCTGAGGCGCATTCCAGTGATCA TGATGTCATCGGAAGATGAAGTCTCTATTGTTGTCAAGTGCCTCAAATTTGGAGCAGCTGACTACCTTGTAAAGCCTCTCCGCACTAATGAGCTGTTGAACTTGTGGACTCACATGTGGAGAAGAAGGCAAATG CTTGGACTAGCAGAGAAGAACATCTTAAGTTATGACTTTGATTTGGTTGTATCAGACCCCAGCGATCCTAACACAAATAGCACTACTCTTTTCTCTGATGATACCGATGATAGGTCCCGGAAGAGTGTCAATCTGGAAGCATGTCCCTCTATTCAGCAAGAAGACGAG GTTAATGCTTCCACTGCTGCTCCTATAGAGACTGCCATTGTGTTTCCATCTGAGTGTCAGTCTGATGTGCCAGGAACTAATGAACGGCAGACAG GACAAATTTCCTTATTTCCTAAGAAGAGTGAACTGAAGATAGGTGGGTCCTCGGCCTTCTTTACCTATGTCAAATCAGGCGTTCTTACAACCAATGACCAAGGAACAACCTGCACCCACGAAAATGTGCCTCAGTTGAGAATTGAAGAGAAGACTAATGCAGTCGATGGGCATCTAGAGATTGAAACTCAAATGCAAGTAAATGGAGATGCAGTTGAAAATAATTCACAAGGCGATGACTATCCAAGTAGTAACAGTTTTCCAGAGTCGTATTCCATGGAAAGGTCCTGTACTCCCCCTTTGTCATTAGAGTTAACGCAACAGAGGAACTCAAAGATGGAGGAGTTCTCGCAGGTGTACATGCATCCACGCAATGAAGCTCAGCGTGATGCTGTGAGTTTTCATGCACAAACTGCTTATTCCTATTTTGTTTCTGGAGCAATGAATCAAGTCATGATGCCATCACCACATATTTATCAGAAGAACCTGCAAGATCTCCACAACCATGCTAATTCAGCTGTACTTCCTCCATACAACCATATGCCTCCTTGTCCCCCTCATATGCATGGGATGGCATCATTTCCTTACTACCCTATGGGCCTATGCTTACAACCTGGCCAAATGCCAATACCGCATCAGTGGCCTACAATTGGAAATTTGCCTTCGGCTGAAGGAAAGGGGAGCAAAGTTGATCGTAGAAAGGCAGCACTTATGAAGTTCAAACAGAAGAGAAAGGAAAGATGTTTTGACAAGAAGATCAGGTATGTTAACAGAAAAAAGCTGGCAGAACGGAGACCTCGTGTGAGGGGACAGTTTGTTAGGAAGGTCAATGGTGTGAATGTGGATCTTAATGGGCATCCTGCTTCAGCAGATTatgatgaggaggaggaggaacaAACAGGAAATTTTGATTCACCTGAGGATGATCAATCGATGTGTCTATGA